From Juglans regia cultivar Chandler chromosome 9, Walnut 2.0, whole genome shotgun sequence:
CAGTAAGCCTACAAATTAGCAAGAAAACTATTACTTGTTCAAAAAACTGATGGACAATGGCAAATGCTACTTAGCAGACCAAATGAGGTTTTCCATTGCGGTTTAAACGTTTCTATGTGACATCCAAACAGCTAATAAATGTCTCAAATATCCCCAAAAGAGTTAGTGTATAGATCTCTACTGACTTACAAATAATCACTAAAAACCTgctagaaaaatttaatttgtgcCTCATATATTAAGTCCTCATCAAGTTAATTCGGAAATATTAGCTGAAAATCTCTGGAAAAGACTGACCTTGGATATTTCAAGTACTGCCCGGGCAATAAAAATGACAAGCCTGGAGCCTGTTACAAACAATATTAAGTTGAGATTTGGATCACTTATGCTATTATGGTGATAAATGTAGCTGTCATATATATCTTTTTGAACGGTAGCAAATGTAGCTGTTATATGAATACATTAAATGGCCTTTAAGTCAAAAACACTTCAGGTTTCCAACaacaaacagaagaaaaaatctgAGGAATTATCTCAAGTGTCATTATATGCCTTCCAACAAGCATCCCtcttttgatcttaaatacacATTTTAAGTAATGCTACTCATAAGACCATGGGCGTAATACCCATGTAACACCAATAATGTTGCAAGCACGTATCtccttaaaaaattgaaatttgaaaatccaACCATAACATTGAAATCATACATGGATTAAGAGTTACAAAAGTAATATATCGCACTGATGAGTTCCATTTACCTGCAACAACTCCAGCTCTGCAACAGTATCAAGTGAAGATGCCAGGCCTAATGATACTTTATCTGGGTCCTGGTCCTTTATAGATACAAGAAGGGCTTGCAATCCACCCTGGAAAACCAACGGAACTTCAATAATATTCTGGCCGGCTTGACAGTCAACCATAACAACCAAGTTTGTCAAGATATTACTAAACAATTTAAAGACCTTTATAACCATCAAAACTTATTTGCTAATTGATCAACCAATAGGGATATTCTAGATTCTGTATACTGGTTCTGAAGAAAGATAGAAATACAATATTGTGATGACAGCCGTCATGTAAATTGAGAGAGATTTCTTTCTTCCGAAGTATCTTTGCATACCTTCCCATCAATAAGCGATGCATATAATGTGGAACCCTTTTCCTTCAGGTCGACTGGTAGACTCGCCAAAACAGAATCCTTTTCATCCACCGCTATCtaaaaatagggaaaaaaaattatgaaaaaataaaagttcagAAGTCATTGCATTGGCATAACATTCGTATAAAGAACAAGCATATAATGATAATTAGACATCAGGGAATGCTAGCTGCTCCTCCTGTAATGCACTATAAGAAAGGAACCCCCctcctccccccaaaaaaatagaaataaaaataatatacctTCAAAGCTTTCTTCACATTTCCTTCCATAGTTCCATATGGCTTTCTCTGTGGAATCCTCAGCAGGTAAGAGATATCCTCCAGAGAATCCTAGAAGCAGAGGCAAGATGGTCTGCAATCTGATTATACTGTTAAAGTTACAAGAGGATAGAAACAAGTTAATCGTCAATAGTAACCTGAATAGCCTTCATGTTTGTATTTGCAGGGATGGCCTTCCTCAAAGCAAGTTCTCCAGTTCTTGGAACCTTGGTATCTGGAGAATAAAGAACTGCCCTTGCAGGAGATATAGAAAAAGAgtcccaaccaaacaaaggaaGTGGAGAAGAAATTTGAACCCATATAAGGATTACAACAATCAGATTTTCAAGCTTCTTCAGTCCAAATCTGCATATTGACATGTAGAAGTTTGCAGGAAAATCATGCCTTTCTGCCACTTCCTGCATGATAACAACCCGTTTCGGAATGTGGGAAAActggaaaataattattatcttatcttctaattaaataaataatttagccTTATCAGCATTTAACGTGGCTACAACTGGAAAAGGTGAATCATTGAAATGATTTTGACTCTCACGTCAGGCACGTAGAATGGGCAACAACAGAAGATTAATAACTTGAGAACTTGCAAATCATTTGAGTTAAGAAATCAAGTGGATGCAATAGTAAACATCGATCATTGCACATCATGGTTATTCGACGATACCAGTGTCATATGCGGCATTGTGCTTCTGACCACAGGTTATAATTTCCGGCCTCCTCATAAAATACTAGAAAGGTAGAATAAATTATTCAACTAAGTAAATATCTGCGTTGCATATGATTTTCAAAAGTTGCTGAGCAAAAAAACGTATGATTTTCAAGAGACTTCGTAGAAAATTTATCAacataaattttgaaatgtgaAGTGAATAAATGAAATTATCCACCAAGTTAGACATTTGCTTCATAGCTTTAAAATACTccgattttttggttttatgaaAATATGGGCGAAGAACAGATATGTTAATACTTCACATTGGAGTAATTGAATTAGGGGCTAAATCCGAATTTGCTTCCATAAAACCTCAAATCCAAAAGCAACATAAGCATCACAATCAGATTCATAACATCAGCAATGTTTGTATATTGCAATCTCACATAATCAAAAGGTTCCAATTCGTCGTGCCCATTGGACCTTAATATACGACACGGATAGACATGCTGTTCAAATGCACAATGCACAAAGAAGCGATCAATAAAAAAGAACGAAGGGACTAAGGGAGTATTCGACAAGATTTTTCACTCAAACAACATATTTTTCGACGTAGCTAAAATTCCAGTCAATCGCAATTTGAACTACCACAACGGTGAAACCCATAAACCATGTTTTGAACATAATCGAACCAAATGAAAACCAACCTCGGAAAATTTTCTCTTGGAAAAGCAAAGAATTCTGGAGCGGCCTTTTCTTGCTGGGTCTTTGCTAAGCATTCGATTGGAACAAACTGTGAAGTGGGTAGAGAGAGACACTCGCTTTGGAACGGAGGGAGGGATAAAGACATGGAGAGAGAGCTTGTGATAGATAATGGCTGAAGATAAAGGGAACGCCATGAATGGAGGTTGGACGTTGCAGAGAGGTTTTGGCGCGCCTCATCCAGAAAGTCTATCTGAAACATTTTCTAATGGTTTTGTATGGTCGCGGAAATTAAAATGACTGGTATAGCCTCCTCCTAGTTCTCTACCCCCGACCACGTGCGggttgttaaaaattaaattaaatattattattattttaatatttaaaaaaattaaattatttattatattttatataaaaatttataataataaagtgaGATAATATAAAACATTCTTATATTCAGAACGGTGtttttagatgttgaaatgagttgagttgaattgagttgagatgataaaatattgttaaaatattattttttaatattattattattttaaaatttaaaaaaattaaattatttattatattttgtattgaaatttaaaaaaattataataataaatttagatgagttgaggtgaatttatgatccaaactcacccttacaGTCTTGCCCCCAGAAACTGATAACGTattaatgaagaaaaatgatttagacaccacacttttttactatattttatataattatattttaaatgaaaatttttttttaaaataatttataaaattaatatcattttataaaaatatctctatcttaaaatataattataaaatatattataaaatgtgttggtGAAGACATAATTATTTATCAAGAAATACTGTTATTTATGTACATCAGCTTCGCACTAGTATGCCTTTGATCGTGCTTTGGATTCCTATCTTCCTTcttttgacaaaaataaaataaaataaaaaatagtttcagCATATAAATAATGGGAGTCTTTTATTCTATCATAAAgtgatatataattaaaattatttatattaatttttagtgacatgacataatttatattaatgctTGTAATTTCTTGCCATCTAAACCCCTTAGAAATTCACAACAGTTTTGGACAAAAAATGAGGAAAGCTTAATGTTTTACGATCCAACggaaaatatgtttatattattgcTCGCTCGCGAAGTGAGTTGCATCTCAAGCCCCTATTAACACTGGATTTACGGAGACAGGTGATTTTTCTGAGAAGTTTGAATTAAAAGAGATAAAACTGCAAGAAGAATTAGGTCCCACCGAGATTTGAACTCGGGTTACTGGATTCAGAGTCCAATGTCCTGACCACTAGACCATGGGACCAGCGTTGCATTACGTgctgtttaattaaaatataatgtttttttaatatttatcatttgagagatatataaacataaataaatcttGAATGAGTAGAAAATGGTCATAATTGGTTCACTTTAATAGAGCCGCAAACAAACAATAATAgtacaaatacttattttctTTGGGAGGAATTATCATGGATTGGtcatgatattattattaaaccAAGCCCAATGTAGAGTATTTTCATTAAAATGGACTTAACTCACTACTTTACCCTCCTATCCTtttaaagattattattattattctcattttattttattttatttttcctaattgTAATCATATATCTCAAGCTCCAAATCTCATCTTAAAccttttgaaaacaaaaacaaaaacaaaaaaataaagagcattTGTTGACTCATACACTAATGGgttaaaaattggaaaaaaaaaaatgttggatcTACGATCCAGCCCAGCTAAATTAGTAGTAGAGTGCCTGAACATGGTTGTTTACAGATGGCGGCATGGTGCATGTAAAGGATGCTTGGGCCACATGGTGTAATTAATAAGTTTCAGGATCGAAACAGACGTCACGACtaccaagaaaataattaattatctcaCGAATGGTATACCACCGATTGAGGCTTCGTTTGTATTTACagtccatctcaactcatttaaattcatctcattattattcactattattcaataactttaactcacaaattttattaatattcacaattcatctcattactatttacaatccatctcaactcatctttgaattcaaacgatacctgagttttttatttatttaataattaagtaaatattttttaataaatttaaaaaaatattttaaaaaaaaaaaaaaaaaaaagaagactatTTAGTGACTCTCTCAGTAGCCTCCCTCTGTGGAGTAGCACCACccattaataaattaattaattaaaaaaaaaaaaagccacgaCTCACGAGGGATCAACCTCGTCAAGGATATCTTTATTAGGCGCCATCGCTG
This genomic window contains:
- the LOC108993134 gene encoding peptidyl-prolyl cis-trans isomerase CYP37, chloroplastic isoform X1 — its product is MAFPLSSAIIYHKLSLHVFIPPSVPKRVSLSTHFTVCSNRMLSKDPARKGRSRILCFSKRKFSEEVAERHDFPANFYMSICRFGLKKLENLIVVILIWVQISSPLPLFGWDSFSISPARAVLYSPDTKVPRTGELALRKAIPANTNMKAIQDSLEDISYLLRIPQRKPYGTMEGNVKKALKIAVDEKDSVLASLPVDLKEKGSTLYASLIDGKGGLQALLVSIKDQDPDKVSLGLASSLDTVAELELLQAPGLSFLLPGQYLKYPRLTGRGIVEFTIEKGDGSTFSPEASGEPRKTATIQVVVDGYSAPLTAGNFAKLVIDGTYDGAKLSRTDQAVLSDNGLDKNNGYSVPLEIKPSGQFEPLYRTTLNVQDGELPVLPLSVYGAVAMAHSEVSEDCSSPYQFFFYLYDKRNAGLGGLSFDEGQFSVFGVNKQIHNCWERHSSTDKNWRCYSISKAGRRSRSPHIAK
- the LOC108993134 gene encoding peptidyl-prolyl cis-trans isomerase CYP37, chloroplastic isoform X2, encoding MAFPLSSAIIYHKLSLHVFIPPSVPKRVSLSTHFTVCSNRMLSKDPARKGRSRILCFSKRKFSEEVAERHDFPANFYMSICRFGLKKLENLIVVILIWVQISSPLPLFGWDSFSISPARAVLYSPDTKVPRTGELALRKAIPANTNMKAIQDSLEDISYLLRIPQRKPYGTMEGNVKKALKIAVDEKDSVLASLPVDLKEKGSTLYASLIDGKGGLQALLVSIKDQDPDKVSLGLASSLDTVAELELLQAPGLSFLLPGQYLKYPRLTGRGIVEFTIEKGDGSTFSPEASGEPRKTATIQVVVDGYSAPLTAGNFAKLVIDGTYDGAKLSRTDQAVLSDNGLDKNNGYSVPLEIKPSGQFEPLYRTTLNVQDGELPVLPLSVYGAVAMAHSEVSEDCSSPYQFFFYLYDKRNAGLGGLSFDEGQFSVFGYTTVGRDILPQIKTGDVIRSAKLVEGQDRLILPNES